One window of the Pyrinomonadaceae bacterium genome contains the following:
- a CDS encoding carboxypeptidase-like regulatory domain-containing protein produces MTGHLHSGLRLVMVAGCLLIAVTEVSAQKRGTITGKVTPAADVIVFATNQVTSRVTRTRAGSDGQYSISVRPGAYRLSVAPPHIAKFDNTKTYGEHALIRDDSLENVIVREGQETKIDFAVEKREEKPLVNVPAREPTGAAGDPSVDSDPQSEADRREVRDRWRIGFPEYDRYGDKGARGRDIPFKKGRWYDPYNLNWMKGDYPVIGNKVFMILSAVSSSFVELSRTPKPSDASSARPGSAEFFGKPEQFAVNQVFQFSFEMFRGDSTFRPRDWAIKISPTFSLPNYLNARETGVVNIDVRRGTNRTDTHFSLEEAFAEVKLTDVNENFDFVSARVGIQPFVSDFRGFIFSDNNLGARVFGSFDNNRFQFNAAYFAQLEKDTNSGLNRFDRRQQNVYLANIFRQDFIRKGYTIQGSALFNDDRRSIQYDRNGFLVRPALIGDVRPHSIKVGYIGVNGDGHLGRLNLTNSYYYAFGRDDRNPIAGRPVHVSSHMAAVETSIDFDYLRFRGSVFWAQGDKDPTDDQGNGFDAILDDPNFVGGQFSFWNRNGIRLTQTGVGLVQPNSLLPSLRSSKIEGQANFVNPGIFIYNAGVDVEVTQRIKAVFNANYLRFHRTEPLEYVLFQNRIRHDIGWDLSLGVAYRPLLINNLTMTFGAATLQPGSGFRDIYTDASRNCPPNLIDFCTPDDVIIDPKKPLFNLFAQVKFVF; encoded by the coding sequence ATGACCGGTCACCTGCACAGCGGCTTGCGACTTGTAATGGTCGCCGGTTGTTTGCTGATCGCGGTGACTGAAGTGTCTGCGCAAAAACGCGGCACGATAACAGGCAAAGTCACGCCCGCGGCTGACGTAATCGTCTTCGCGACGAATCAGGTAACCAGCAGAGTTACGCGCACGCGCGCCGGGTCAGATGGTCAATACTCAATCAGCGTACGTCCGGGCGCGTACCGTTTGAGTGTGGCTCCTCCTCACATCGCAAAATTCGACAATACGAAGACTTATGGCGAGCATGCGTTGATTCGCGACGATTCGCTCGAGAATGTCATCGTGCGCGAAGGTCAGGAGACGAAAATAGACTTCGCTGTCGAGAAGCGAGAAGAGAAGCCGCTGGTAAACGTTCCCGCACGAGAGCCGACGGGCGCGGCCGGTGACCCCAGCGTCGATTCTGATCCGCAGAGCGAAGCCGACCGTCGCGAGGTGCGCGATCGCTGGCGCATTGGCTTTCCCGAATACGATCGCTATGGCGACAAGGGCGCGCGCGGGCGCGATATTCCGTTCAAGAAAGGACGCTGGTATGACCCTTACAACTTGAACTGGATGAAAGGTGACTATCCGGTCATCGGTAACAAGGTCTTCATGATTCTGTCGGCGGTCAGTTCGAGCTTCGTTGAGTTAAGCCGCACGCCGAAACCTTCCGATGCGAGCAGTGCGCGACCAGGTAGTGCTGAATTTTTCGGCAAGCCGGAGCAGTTCGCGGTGAATCAAGTTTTTCAATTCAGCTTTGAGATGTTTCGCGGCGACTCGACGTTCCGGCCGCGCGACTGGGCAATCAAGATTTCGCCGACGTTTAGCCTGCCGAACTATCTTAATGCGCGTGAAACGGGCGTCGTAAATATCGACGTGCGTCGCGGCACGAATCGCACGGACACGCACTTCTCGCTCGAAGAAGCGTTCGCGGAAGTGAAGCTGACGGACGTCAACGAAAACTTTGATTTCGTGTCGGCCCGCGTAGGTATTCAACCGTTCGTTTCCGATTTTCGCGGCTTCATCTTTTCTGATAACAATCTGGGCGCAAGAGTGTTTGGGTCCTTTGATAATAATCGTTTCCAATTCAATGCGGCCTATTTCGCCCAACTCGAGAAGGACACGAATAGCGGCCTGAATCGTTTCGACCGGCGGCAGCAGAATGTTTACCTTGCGAATATTTTTCGGCAGGACTTTATCCGCAAGGGCTACACGATTCAGGGCAGCGCGCTTTTTAACGATGATCGCCGCAGCATCCAGTACGACCGGAATGGTTTTCTGGTGCGCCCGGCGTTGATCGGTGACGTGCGGCCGCACTCGATCAAAGTCGGCTACATCGGCGTGAATGGTGATGGGCATCTTGGCCGGTTGAATCTGACGAACAGTTACTACTACGCATTCGGCCGTGACGATCGGAACCCAATTGCCGGACGGCCCGTGCATGTCAGTTCGCACATGGCGGCGGTTGAAACTTCGATCGATTTCGACTACCTGCGTTTTCGCGGCTCGGTCTTCTGGGCGCAAGGCGACAAGGATCCCACCGATGATCAAGGAAACGGATTCGACGCGATTCTTGACGATCCGAACTTCGTCGGCGGTCAGTTTTCGTTTTGGAACCGCAACGGAATCCGGCTGACGCAAACAGGTGTCGGCCTGGTTCAGCCGAACAGCCTTTTGCCGTCCCTTCGCAGCAGCAAGATCGAGGGGCAGGCCAACTTTGTAAATCCGGGAATTTTTATTTACAACGCGGGTGTCGATGTGGAAGTAACGCAGCGAATCAAGGCCGTATTCAATGCGAACTACCTGCGATTTCATCGAACTGAGCCGCTGGAATACGTGCTGTTTCAAAACCGGATTCGTCACGATATCGGTTGGGACCTGAGCCTTGGGGTCGCATACCGGCCGCTGCTTATCAACAATCTCACCATGACGTTCGGCGCGGCGACCTTGCAACCAGGGAGTGGTTTTCGCGACATCTACACTGATGCGTCGCGAAACTGTCCGCCGAACTTGATCGATTTCTGCACGCCGGATGATGTAATCATTGATCCGAAGAAGCCCTTGTTCAATTTGTTCGCGCAGGTGAAGTTTGTTTTT
- a CDS encoding heme-binding protein, translated as MAVRITKRLFTKRWRGVITALVCALLAATQLPLFTQSEAQVTRPTLVSEETSTRAIAVESITRKREPFSPTTEVRWGNDNRTRIMLFAMGIDPSISIAEITAAAEDGSHQYYWLPVEHVGRVPQQEWITLIIVRLPEGVADLGDVLVGITYRGTASNRVRVAIGHVGGGPPDDPGSVPTPATITQPPPAAATAGSLTTSEVQTVIAQAVSAASALNRAVTVAVTDKEGNVLGVFTMTGAPATTQFRGGGPGPTLTPNPMTGFVATGLDGTVVPARLAAISKAGTAALFSTRGNAFTTRTASFIIQEHFPPGVDNRPGGPLFGVQFSSLPCSDIKLPGLPLGLSGDSGSAPIYKNGEAVGGVGIEGDSVYTIDRDPADFDQPFEEVIAVSATRGFEAPSTVRGDNILVDGIRLTYLNVTNAPSPATIPFGSLPGAVTSPILGAQTSQFTAAVVGGIAGEVDTRFFPFIGSPTVTANSLTAAEVNTIISRGAQQANITRAAIRQPLGSNARVTIAVTDASGVVLGVFRQQDAPGFGFDVSVQKARSAAFFSRANTGALLTGAGFGSYVSRAGADGLQLNGSIAFSDRAIGFLHRPLFPDGINDTTAGPFSRELNEWSVFNVGLQLDLIKSNLQAVLGGAALPCTSIPDLPNGMQIFAGSIPLYKNGELVGAIGISGDGIDQDDLIAAAGAAGFAPPVGIRSDQIFVREVRLPFVKFPRSPNL; from the coding sequence ATGGCAGTTCGGATAACAAAAAGGTTATTCACCAAACGCTGGCGCGGCGTGATTACGGCTCTGGTTTGTGCGCTGCTCGCCGCGACGCAATTGCCGCTGTTCACCCAATCCGAAGCGCAAGTAACCCGTCCCACTTTAGTCAGCGAAGAGACTTCAACGCGGGCGATCGCAGTCGAATCGATCACGCGCAAGCGCGAACCGTTTTCCCCGACGACTGAAGTTCGTTGGGGCAACGACAATCGCACCCGCATCATGCTGTTCGCGATGGGAATCGATCCGAGCATCTCGATCGCGGAAATAACCGCCGCCGCTGAAGATGGATCACATCAGTACTACTGGCTTCCGGTTGAACACGTCGGGCGTGTGCCACAACAGGAATGGATCACCTTAATCATTGTTCGCTTACCAGAGGGTGTCGCGGATCTCGGTGACGTGCTGGTTGGGATCACTTATCGTGGCACCGCGAGCAATCGAGTGCGCGTGGCCATCGGACACGTGGGCGGCGGGCCGCCTGATGACCCGGGCTCAGTACCAACTCCGGCGACCATCACACAACCTCCACCGGCGGCGGCGACTGCAGGCTCACTCACTACCAGCGAAGTGCAAACCGTGATCGCGCAAGCAGTGTCAGCGGCTTCCGCACTGAACCGCGCTGTCACCGTTGCGGTGACTGACAAAGAGGGCAACGTTCTTGGCGTCTTCACGATGACGGGGGCGCCGGCGACGACGCAGTTTCGGGGTGGCGGCCCGGGACCGACGTTGACGCCGAATCCGATGACCGGGTTTGTCGCGACTGGTTTGGACGGGACCGTTGTGCCCGCGCGGCTCGCCGCAATTTCGAAAGCCGGCACGGCCGCGCTGTTCAGCACACGGGGCAACGCGTTCACCACGCGCACCGCGAGCTTCATCATCCAGGAACATTTTCCTCCCGGCGTCGACAATCGCCCCGGCGGGCCCTTGTTCGGCGTTCAGTTCTCTTCACTGCCATGTTCAGACATCAAACTGCCGGGACTGCCGCTTGGTCTCAGCGGCGATTCGGGCAGCGCACCCATTTACAAAAACGGCGAAGCCGTCGGCGGAGTCGGGATCGAAGGCGACAGCGTTTACACAATCGATCGGGACCCTGCAGATTTTGATCAGCCGTTTGAAGAAGTCATTGCGGTTTCAGCTACGCGCGGATTCGAAGCACCTTCCACCGTTCGCGGCGATAACATCCTGGTTGACGGAATTCGGCTAACCTATTTGAACGTTACGAACGCGCCGAGTCCGGCGACAATTCCCTTCGGCAGCTTGCCGGGTGCGGTTACTTCTCCGATTCTCGGCGCGCAAACATCGCAATTCACCGCAGCCGTAGTGGGTGGAATCGCCGGCGAGGTTGATACGCGCTTCTTTCCTTTCATCGGCAGTCCGACCGTCACCGCGAATTCTTTGACGGCTGCCGAGGTAAACACAATCATTTCGCGCGGAGCGCAGCAGGCAAATATCACCCGGGCAGCAATTCGTCAGCCGCTGGGCAGCAACGCGCGCGTCACTATCGCGGTGACCGATGCGAGCGGCGTCGTGCTCGGCGTGTTCCGTCAACAGGACGCGCCCGGGTTTGGATTTGATGTGTCAGTACAGAAAGCGCGCAGCGCGGCGTTCTTCTCGCGTGCGAACACTGGGGCATTGCTGACGGGCGCAGGTTTCGGTTCGTACGTTAGTCGCGCCGGCGCCGATGGCCTTCAGCTGAACGGATCGATTGCGTTCAGCGACCGGGCCATCGGATTTCTGCATCGCCCGCTTTTTCCTGACGGAATCAACGACACCACCGCCGGGCCATTCAGCCGCGAATTAAACGAATGGAGCGTATTTAACGTCGGGCTACAATTGGATCTAATTAAGTCGAATTTGCAGGCGGTGCTCGGCGGCGCGGCGTTGCCCTGCACGTCGATTCCGGATCTGCCCAATGGCATGCAGATTTTCGCGGGCAGCATTCCGCTCTACAAAAATGGTGAGCTGGTTGGCGCGATTGGCATCAGCGGGGATGGGATTGATCAAGACGATCTAATTGCGGCCGCCGGCGCCGCCGGTTTCGCGCCGCCGGTCGGCATACGTTCCGATCAAATCTTTGTGCGCGAGGTGCGGCTGCCGTTTGTGAAGTTTCCGCGCAGTCCGAACCTGTAG